The genomic DNA AGCGGCCTCAACCAGATCTCCGTGGCCTTCGGGCAGGCCGCCATCGCCGCCACCCATGCGCACAACTCGTTGCCGCACGTGCCACGCGGGTAGGCGCGGCGCCACGCGCGATTGGGTAACATCGCGGGCTTCAACGGGCCTATAGCTCAACGGTTAGAGCAGAGGACTCATCGAAAGGTGACCCCGGCATCGGAAGGGCCGGCGGAAAAACGGGATGAATTCAGGGAAACCGCAGCGGCGGCCGCATTGGCCGGACGGTGGCAATCCTGAGCCAAGCCGGCGGTACACCGCCGGAAGGTGCAGAGACTACCTGGGGGCTGCAGTGCCCTTGATGACAGGCTAGAGCGTCCCGCACCCCACCAGCGCAGGCTGCGGGTGATGAGATAGTCCGCGCCGGGCGGAAACGCCCGGGAAAGCGAATCCTTTGGTTCCAGGTTCGAATCCTGGTGGGCCCACCATCCGTGCATCGCGATCGCGTCGACCGCCGCATCGATACGCTGTGCCGCCCGGCTGCGCATCGTTGGCCGCAGCGGTGGAGGCGTGGGGCCCGTACCGCATTCACGTTTGCATATACGCGCACGATGTATCACTGCCGGTACCCCGGCATGCGGCCGGCTCAGGAAACCGCGAACATATGCGCCTGGCGGACTTCATCGAAAGCAACGCAACAGCCATCGTCGACCAGGCGGAGGTCTTCGCACGCTCGCTGACCGACGGCAAGCTGAAGCTCGACTCCGAGACGCTGCGCGACCACCTGCCGCAGATCCTCGAGGTGGTGGTGGCGGACCTGCGCAGCGCGCAGACGCAGGAGCGGGAGCAGGAGCGTGCGGAAGGCCTGCACGACACCCCGGAGTCGGACCCGCTTTCGCCCGCGCAATGGCATGGCCAGCTGCGCGCGCGATCGGGTTTCAGCATCGAACAGCTCGTCGCCGAATTCCGCGTGCTGCGCGCCTCGGTACTGCGCCTGTGGAGTGGGGAACATCCAGGGGCCGACGATTCGCTGGAAGACATGCTGCGCTTCAACCAGGCCATCGACCAGGCGATCGCGGAGTCCGTCGCCCACCACGCGGCCGAGGCACGCACCTGGCACAACATCTTCCTCGGCGTTCTCGGCCACGACCTGCGCGGCCCGCTCACCGCGATCCTGCTCACCTCCAACCTGATGACGCAGATGACCAACGACGCGCCGATGTCGCGCCTGGCCCGACGGCTGGTGATGAGCGGCGAGCGCATGTCGACGCTGCTCGACGACCTGCTCGACTTCAGCCGCAGCTCGCTGGGCGTGGGCCTGCGCATCACCCGCCGCAACGCCGACCTCGCGCAGGAGCTGCACGAGGAGATCGACATGCTGCGCATGGCCTGGCCGGATACCCGCATCCACTACACCAGCCATGGCGCCATCCACGGTGCCTACGATGCCTCCCGCGTGCGCGAAGCGATGGCCAACCTGGTCAACAACGCCGTCAAACACGGCGAGGCCGGCGGCGACGTCCGCGTCCACCTCGACAGCGACGAGGAAGGCATCGTGCTCACGGTCGAAAACACCGGCGCCGCCATCTCCGACGACACCCTGGCGCGGATGTTCGACCCGCTGCAGCGCGGCGCCTCCGCGGCCGCCCCCGACGACGGCACCAGCCTCGGTCTCGGCCTGTTCGTGGTGCGCGAGATCGCCCGCGCGCATGACGGCGAGGTGGCGGTGACCTGCGCCGGTGACCGCACCGTGTTCACCATGCAGCTGCCCGCTCACGCGCCGGGAGAGCTTCCGGCCGCGCCCCCGCGCACGTTCGCGGCGGATCCCCGTTGATCGCGCCGCGGTTGCATACCACTCACGAAGCCGGTGCGCGCGGCGAGGGCCCCGGTCGACTTCCACGCGGTGTCCTGACACGTGACCGGGCGCGAGGTCTGCGGTGATCCGACTGCAGCGGTCGGCGCAGGCGAGGAAGTGTAATGGTCAGTCTTGGTCCGGTGCCGATGACACTGGTGATCCTGCTGCTCGCGCTGGGGGTGGCCGCGCTGGTGGCGCGCCGCCTGGCCAGGCGGCCCGGCGCGCCGCCTCTCGCGGCCGGGGGTGCGCTCGTCGACATGTTGCTGGTCGGGCTGGTCGTCGGCCGTCTGGTATTCGTGGTGCAGTGGTGGCCGCAGTACGCGGCCGATCCGTGGTCGCTGCTGCGCATCGGCGATGGCGGCTACGCGATCTGGGGCGCGGTGCCGGCCGCCCTCGTGTTCGGTGCCTGGCGCATGCGCCGCACGCCGGCGCTGCGGCGGCCCCTGCTGTGGGGCACCGGCGCCGGGGTTGCGACATGGGCCGCGCTGGCCGGCGCGCTGGTGCTGATGCAGCAGGCGGTGGTGCAGCTGCCGGATGTCGAGCTCACCCGCATCGAGGGCGGGCCGGTCCGGCTGTCGGGCATGGACGGCCAGCCGAAGGTGGTGAACCTGTGGGCGACCTGGTGCCCGCCGTGCCGGCGCGAGATGCCGGTGCTTGCCGCCGGCCAGGCCGCGAACCCGCACATCACCTTCGTGTTCGCCAACCAGGGCGAGGGCGGCGACCTGATCCGTGAATACCTCGACGGGTCCGGCCTGCAGCTGGACAACGTCGTACTCGACCCGTTCTCCAGCGTGTCGCAGGCCACCGGCGCACGCGGCCTGCCCACCACGTTGTTCTTCGCCGCCGACGGACGCCTGGCCGACGTCCACATGGGCGAACTCACCAGCGCCGGCCTGGCCCGCAAGCTCGAGCGCTTCGGCCCCGCCCCCTCCCTGCCGGACGGGACAACTCCATGAAACAGTTCCACCTCATTGCCTGCCGGGTGAACTGCGCAACGTACCCGGGCCGCGCTGAACCCGGCGGGTGACCCGCGAACCCGTGTCGTATCCTGCCCCGCATCGCACGGGCCGGGGCCCATCCGGGAAACCGGTCATCAGGGGCGTGAAGACGGCCGGCTGACACGTTCGGCCCGCAGACGTGGTGCGGTCCGCGCATGAGTGGCCATGCCTTTCGCGCGCCTGCAGGAGGCCGATGATGACCGAGCACGATCCTGCGCTGCTCGACCACGAGGCGCTCGAGCGCCTGCAGCTGCCGCAGTGGGCCGCGCTGGATGCCTCCGAGAAGATCGATTTCTTCGAGGAGACGGTGGAGCTGGCGTATCCCGGCGGCGCGCTGGCGCCGGAGCGGCTGGCGATGCGCGACGCGTGGACGACGACCGGGCGCCGCGTGCGACGCCAGACGACCACGGCGCTATTCCGCCGGCCTGACAGGTCCGCCGGCGTCTCCGGCGTTGCCTTCGCCGATCGCGGGGCTGTCGAGCGCGCCCTCTGCCGCGGCCGCCTCCAGCGCGGCCAGCAGCGCCGGCATCGGCATCGACTTCGCGTACAGCCAGCCCTGGCCGTAGCGCACGCCGCGTTCGTGCAGGAAGCGGGCCTGCTCCGCGGTCTCGATGCCTTCGGCCACCACGTCCAGGCCGAGCGTGCTGGCCATGCCGATGATGTGCACGGCGACATCGCTGGTGGGTGCATCGGTGCCCACGGTGTCGACGAACGACTTGTCGATCTTGAGCGTGTCGATGTCGAACGTGCCCAGGTACGAGAGCCCGGAATAGCCGGTGCCGAAGTCGTCGATGGCGGCGCGCAGGCCGAGCGCGCGGATCCCGGCGAGCACGTGCCGGGTGGCTTCGACGGTCAGCAGGCCGCGCTCGGTGGCCTCCACCGCGAGGTTGTGCGGCGCGATGTCGGGCAGGCGGGTGAGCGCGTGCAGCTGCTGGACGATGGCATCCGACGCAAGGTCGGACGCCGACAGGTTGATGCTCAGGCGGAAGTCCGGGTGCTTGCGGAACAGTGCCGGGGTTTCCGCGGCGATGATCGCCAGCACGCGCCCGGTGATGCGCTCGATCAGGCCGCTGTCCTCGGCCGCGGGGATGAACATGTCGGGCCGGATCAGCATGCCGTCGGCGCGCCGCCAGCGGATCAGCGCCTCCGCGCCCACCCAGCGCCCGCTGGCCAGCTCGACGATCGGCTGGTATTCGAGGAAGAACTCGTCGGCATCGAGCGCGGCGCGCATCACTGCCGGCAGTGAGCGCTGCACGCGCAGGTGCCAAAGCAGGGCCAGCCACAGCAGCAGCCCGACCAGCGCACCCACCGGCACCAGCGTCCACGCAAGGGTGCGAGTGCGCGCCTCGATCCGCGCCACCGGCGCGGCGGCGAATGCCAGCAGCTGCCAGTCCGCGGAGTGGTACAGGGTGACCATCTGCCCGCCGTCGAGGAACCGCGCGGTCCCGTCGGGGCCGGGGGTGCGTTCGAGCCATTCCGGCTGGAAGCGGCCGCGCACCGCCAGCGGCACGTGCCCGGGCAGGCTCAGCAGGCCCACCGAAGGGTCGTCGGCGCTCTGCACCAGGTTGGTGAACATCTCCGGGTGCACCAGCGTTGCGGTGCCGCTGTGCTCGGCCATCAGCAGGTCGGTGTCCGGGATCATCGGCAGGCGCACGCGCGGGCGCATGCGGTCGCCCTGCACGCTGGTGAACGCGGCAGGCCCGAGCGGGATGCCGTCGCCGTGGTCACCCAGCGACGAGCACACCAGGCGGTCGTTCTCCACATAGCCCACCGCCTGCAGGTAGGTGGAGCCGAGGTCGATCGACCACATCAGCGCCAGCTTGTCCGGCGTGCACGGGTGGTCGGGCGGGAGCGCGGCCAGCCGCTCGGTGGCTTCCTGCGACTGTCTTGCGATCACCGCGGTGCGCGCCAGCACCGCCCGTGCCAGCTGTTCGACGCGCTCGAACTCGGTGTTGCGCGCCAGGTGCTGGGCCAGATACAGGGACCCTGCAAGCGGAACGCCGAACACCAGCGCCGCGGCCCCGATGAGCCTGATCATCCTTGCCAGCTGCATGGTTCTCCGACCCGGGTGGATGCAGTTCGGCCGCCTACCATGGCATCCCCGGGGCCCGGGGTTAAGTGAACCGTGCAAAGCCGGCCGCTCACGGGTGGTCGGATGCTGACGCATTCATCCGGCACCGCTGCCGTCCGCGAACGGCGTGCCGCAGCTGCGATGGCGGTCACACACGGGCAGGTCCGTGCCGGGTGCGGGCCGGGCGGCGGCGCGGAGGCCGGCGCGCCGGCGGTTGATCGCCACGCCGCAGCCCCCATCCCTGTGGTATCGCGCCCCCCGGCGTACCCCGCGCCACGCGCCGCCATCCCGGAGCCCTGCATGTTGCTGATCCCGACCCCTGCCATCGCCTGCGCCCGCACGCCCGCCCCGCGCGTGGAGCCGCGGCGATGAGCGCGCCCGCGATGCCGCGGCTGTCGATCCTCGAACTCGGCCGGGTGCGCGAGGGTGGCGACCGCCGCACCGCGCTCGACGAGGCGCGCGAGCTTGCGCGGCAGGCGGAGGACTGGGGCTACGAGCGGTTCTGGATCGCCGAGCACCACAACATGCCGGCGGTCACCACCGCGGCCACGTCGCTGGTGATCGCGCATGTGGCCGCGGGCACGAAGCGCATCCGCGTCGGCGCCGGTGGCGTGATGCTGCCCAACCACGCGCCCTACATCATCGCCGAGCAGTTCGGCACGCTGGCGACGCTGTTTCCCGGCCGCATCGACCTCGGCCTCGGCCGTGCGCCGGGCACCGACCAGCTCACCCTGCGCGCGCTGCGACGGCCGCCGGGCAATTCCGACAACTTCCCGCAGGACGTGCAGGAACTGCAGGCGTGGCTCGGGCCGGTGCAGCCGGGCCAGCGCATCGAGGCGGTGCCGGGCTCGGGCACCGAGGTGCCGCTGTGGATCCTCGGCTCCAGCCTGTTCGGCGCGCAGCTGGCGGCCGAACTCGGCCTGCCATTCGGTTTCGCCTCGCATTTTGCGCCGCAGGCGCTCGACCAGGCACTGGCGATCTACCGCGAGCGCTTCAAGCCGTCGCCGCAGCTGGCCGAGCCCTATGCGCTGGTCGGCGTGAACATCGTCGCCGCGCCCACCGATGCCGAGGCCAGGCGCCTGGCCACCAGCCAGCAGATGTCGTTTGCCGACATCTTCCGCGGCGCGCGCAACCTCACCCAGCCGCCGATCGACGACATCGAGCAGTACTGGACGCCGATGGAGAAGGCGCAGGCCGCGCAGATGCTCGCGCACAGCATCATCGGTGGCCCGGACACGGTGCGTGCCGGCATGCAGGCGCTGGCCGAGCGCACCGGCGCCGACGAGCTGATGGTGGTGTCGGATGTGTACGACTTCGAGCTGCGCCTGCGCTCGTTCCGGATGATCGCGGAGATCGCCGGCGCGCATCCGCCGGCGGCGTGACCGCCGCGCCGCCTGTCGCGTGCAGGCGGCGCTGATGGCGCCGACGGCGGGTTGGGCTAGAGTCGCGGTCCGGCCCCTCCGGTCACGACATGCTGCAACGCCTGCAACTGCCTCGCACCTACCGCTTCGACCGCGCCCTGCTGGGGGTGCTGATCGCAAGCTCCGCCTGGCTGGCCCTGACCTTTGCGCGCGGGCCGGGCGAACTGGCCGCGGTGTGGGTGGGCAACGGCCTGCTTGCCGGCTGGCTGCTGACCCGGCGTACCCGCACCTGGCCGGGCTATCTGGCGGTGGCGTACGCGGCGGAACTGCCGGCGCGGCTGCTGGCGGGCGATGAACCGTCGTATGCGGCGCTGATCGCGCTGTGCAACGCAGGCGAGGCGCTGCTGGTGGCCGCCATCATCCGCAGCCGTGTTCCCGACATCCGCAATCCGCGCGACTGGATGCATCTGGGCGGCATCGCGACCGCCGCCACGCTGGTGGCCTGTGCGGTGTCCGGGCTTGCGGCGGCCACGGTCGCCAACGGCATGCACGGACAGCCGTTCGGCATCGCGTTCGAGAGCTGGTATGCCGCGCACGTGGTGGGGATGGTGATCGTGGCCACCACCACGCTGGTTGCCCAGCGCCGCGGCCGCGGCATGTTCACGATGGGCGGCGGCTGGAGCCTGATGGCGACCATGGCGGTGCTTGTGGTGGTGGCCATTGCGATCTTTGTCAGTACCTACCCGGTGCTGTTTCTTGCGTACCCGGCGCTGCTGCTGGTCGCGGTGCGCCATCAGTTCGTCGGGGTGGCGCTGGGGGTGATCGCGCTGGGGCTGATCGGCGCCTACGCCACCCACCTCGGCTTCGGCCCCCTGTGGCTGCCCGGCCTCGACGACGGCGGCCGCATCGCGCTGCTGCAGCTGTACCTGGCCGGTGGCTGCCTGATGACCATCCCGATGAGCCTGGCAATGACCGAGCGCCAGCGCCTGGCCCGCCAGCTTGCGGAAAGCGAGCGCCGTTACCGCATGCTGGCCGAGCATTCGCATGACCTCATCGCCCGCGTGCGTGCCGATGGCGAGCTGCTGTACGCGTCACCGGCGGCCGCCGAGATGTTCGGCTGGACACCGGCGGAAATGCTGGGCTCGCGCTGGGAGATCCTGCATCCCGAGGACCGCACGCTGCAGCAGCAGGCGATGGCCGCGGTGCTGGCCAGCGGCGAGCCGCGCACGGACGTCTACCGGGTGCAGCATCGCGATGGCCGCTTCGTGTGGGTCGAGGGTGTCTGGCGCCCGATCCCGGCCGATGACGGCAGCGACCGTGTCGACGTCATGCTCAACGCACGCGACGTCACCGCGCGGGTCGCGGCCGAACAGGCGCTCGAGGAGAGCCGGCGTGAACTGGAACGGCTGGCGCGCGTGGATGCACTCACCAATCTCGCCAACCGCCGCCAGTTCGATGAGCGTTTCGAGCAGGCGCTCGGCCGGCTGCAGCGGCACGGCACGCCGGTGGCGGTGCTGTGCATGGACATCGACCACTTCAAGCGCATCAACGACGGCCATGGCCATGCCGCCGGCGACGCGGTGCTGCAGCAGTTCGCGCAGCGCCTGTCCGGCGCGGTGCGTGCGACCGACCTGGTGGCGCGCCTCGGCGGCGACGAGTTCACCATCCTGGTGGAGAACCCCGCGCCCGGCACCGCCGAAGCCATCGCCCGCAAGATCATCGACGCCTGCAACGCGCAGGCGCTCGATGCCGACGGCACCGCGCTGCGCATCACCACCAGCATCGGCATCGCCTACGCCACCCGGCCGGTGGATGCGGTGAC from Luteimonas sp. YGD11-2 includes the following:
- a CDS encoding sensor histidine kinase — protein: MRLADFIESNATAIVDQAEVFARSLTDGKLKLDSETLRDHLPQILEVVVADLRSAQTQEREQERAEGLHDTPESDPLSPAQWHGQLRARSGFSIEQLVAEFRVLRASVLRLWSGEHPGADDSLEDMLRFNQAIDQAIAESVAHHAAEARTWHNIFLGVLGHDLRGPLTAILLTSNLMTQMTNDAPMSRLARRLVMSGERMSTLLDDLLDFSRSSLGVGLRITRRNADLAQELHEEIDMLRMAWPDTRIHYTSHGAIHGAYDASRVREAMANLVNNAVKHGEAGGDVRVHLDSDEEGIVLTVENTGAAISDDTLARMFDPLQRGASAAAPDDGTSLGLGLFVVREIARAHDGEVAVTCAGDRTVFTMQLPAHAPGELPAAPPRTFAADPR
- a CDS encoding TlpA disulfide reductase family protein codes for the protein MVSLGPVPMTLVILLLALGVAALVARRLARRPGAPPLAAGGALVDMLLVGLVVGRLVFVVQWWPQYAADPWSLLRIGDGGYAIWGAVPAALVFGAWRMRRTPALRRPLLWGTGAGVATWAALAGALVLMQQAVVQLPDVELTRIEGGPVRLSGMDGQPKVVNLWATWCPPCRREMPVLAAGQAANPHITFVFANQGEGGDLIREYLDGSGLQLDNVVLDPFSSVSQATGARGLPTTLFFAADGRLADVHMGELTSAGLARKLERFGPAPSLPDGTTP
- a CDS encoding EAL domain-containing protein, translated to MIRLIGAAALVFGVPLAGSLYLAQHLARNTEFERVEQLARAVLARTAVIARQSQEATERLAALPPDHPCTPDKLALMWSIDLGSTYLQAVGYVENDRLVCSSLGDHGDGIPLGPAAFTSVQGDRMRPRVRLPMIPDTDLLMAEHSGTATLVHPEMFTNLVQSADDPSVGLLSLPGHVPLAVRGRFQPEWLERTPGPDGTARFLDGGQMVTLYHSADWQLLAFAAAPVARIEARTRTLAWTLVPVGALVGLLLWLALLWHLRVQRSLPAVMRAALDADEFFLEYQPIVELASGRWVGAEALIRWRRADGMLIRPDMFIPAAEDSGLIERITGRVLAIIAAETPALFRKHPDFRLSINLSASDLASDAIVQQLHALTRLPDIAPHNLAVEATERGLLTVEATRHVLAGIRALGLRAAIDDFGTGYSGLSYLGTFDIDTLKIDKSFVDTVGTDAPTSDVAVHIIGMASTLGLDVVAEGIETAEQARFLHERGVRYGQGWLYAKSMPMPALLAALEAAAAEGALDSPAIGEGNAGDAGGPVRPAE
- a CDS encoding LLM class flavin-dependent oxidoreductase, translating into MSAPAMPRLSILELGRVREGGDRRTALDEARELARQAEDWGYERFWIAEHHNMPAVTTAATSLVIAHVAAGTKRIRVGAGGVMLPNHAPYIIAEQFGTLATLFPGRIDLGLGRAPGTDQLTLRALRRPPGNSDNFPQDVQELQAWLGPVQPGQRIEAVPGSGTEVPLWILGSSLFGAQLAAELGLPFGFASHFAPQALDQALAIYRERFKPSPQLAEPYALVGVNIVAAPTDAEARRLATSQQMSFADIFRGARNLTQPPIDDIEQYWTPMEKAQAAQMLAHSIIGGPDTVRAGMQALAERTGADELMVVSDVYDFELRLRSFRMIAEIAGAHPPAA
- a CDS encoding diguanylate cyclase gives rise to the protein MLQRLQLPRTYRFDRALLGVLIASSAWLALTFARGPGELAAVWVGNGLLAGWLLTRRTRTWPGYLAVAYAAELPARLLAGDEPSYAALIALCNAGEALLVAAIIRSRVPDIRNPRDWMHLGGIATAATLVACAVSGLAAATVANGMHGQPFGIAFESWYAAHVVGMVIVATTTLVAQRRGRGMFTMGGGWSLMATMAVLVVVAIAIFVSTYPVLFLAYPALLLVAVRHQFVGVALGVIALGLIGAYATHLGFGPLWLPGLDDGGRIALLQLYLAGGCLMTIPMSLAMTERQRLARQLAESERRYRMLAEHSHDLIARVRADGELLYASPAAAEMFGWTPAEMLGSRWEILHPEDRTLQQQAMAAVLASGEPRTDVYRVQHRDGRFVWVEGVWRPIPADDGSDRVDVMLNARDVTARVAAEQALEESRRELERLARVDALTNLANRRQFDERFEQALGRLQRHGTPVAVLCMDIDHFKRINDGHGHAAGDAVLQQFAQRLSGAVRATDLVARLGGDEFTILVENPAPGTAEAIARKIIDACNAQALDADGTALRITTSIGIAYATRPVDAVTLMAQADAALYAAKDAGRNGYRVHAD